A region from the Brachyspira hampsonii genome encodes:
- a CDS encoding STAS domain-containing protein, with product MSLNIEDKGKVKVVSLVGKLDVNLSVSIESELEQLVESGSIHLILELSGIEYLSSSGIRVFISIMRKIKDKNGRLVLACVPDIIKKILKTVELEDLFEVYENVDDAVDSF from the coding sequence ATGAGTTTAAATATAGAAGATAAAGGAAAAGTTAAAGTTGTAAGTTTAGTTGGTAAATTAGATGTTAATTTATCTGTATCTATTGAATCTGAGTTGGAGCAATTAGTAGAGTCTGGTTCTATTCATTTGATATTAGAACTATCAGGAATTGAATATTTAAGCTCAAGCGGCATAAGAGTATTTATTTCTATAATGAGAAAAATTAAAGATAAAAATGGAAGATTAGTATTAGCATGCGTTCCAGATATAATCAAAAAAATATTAAAAACAGTAGAGTTAGAAGATCTATTTGAAGTATATGAAAATGTAGATGATGCAGTAGATTCATTTTAA
- a CDS encoding TetR/AcrR family transcriptional regulator C-terminal domain-containing protein, producing the protein MKSSSNKNNARVKKTKKLLEDSLGVLLEEKPFEDIRVIDICAKANMHRSTFYTYYNDKYELLKSKLDEYEAKFLEDLKRYKIANKLKDSHVDIMEKILQYFYLNRKYLKIIFQNNKDGSVTNILREYLASYVIEGIKDFKTIRPDKENVIRVMVSFYSGAFISVLTDWILNDCFISVEELASYISDIIMQRVFSE; encoded by the coding sequence ATGAAAAGCAGTTCAAATAAAAATAATGCCAGAGTAAAAAAAACAAAAAAATTGCTTGAAGATTCTCTTGGTGTTTTATTAGAAGAAAAACCTTTTGAGGACATAAGAGTAATTGATATTTGTGCTAAAGCTAATATGCATAGAAGTACTTTTTACACTTACTATAATGATAAATACGAATTATTAAAATCTAAATTAGATGAATACGAGGCTAAATTTTTAGAAGATTTGAAAAGGTATAAAATAGCAAATAAATTAAAAGATTCGCATGTAGATATAATGGAAAAAATACTGCAGTATTTTTATTTAAATAGAAAATATTTGAAAATAATATTTCAGAATAATAAGGACGGAAGTGTTACAAATATTTTAAGAGAATATTTAGCTTCTTATGTAATAGAAGGTATAAAAGATTTTAAGACCATTCGCCCCGACAAAGAGAATGTTATAAGAGTTATGGTTAGTTTTTATTCTGGGGCATTTATATCCGTTCTTACAGATTGGATACTTAATGATTGTTTTATATCTGTAGAAGAATTGGCTTCTTATATATCAGATATTATTATGCAAAGAGTTTTTTCTGAATAA
- a CDS encoding PD40 domain-containing protein, with the protein MRLKCYVKFKILVLFSFILFACASSQKNTDSAFDSRPFLKEYKKYSLTSGEVNPALDAVIDREGTWIYYSRENAGNTDIFAVNSYTLETYRLTRSPGIDTSVSTDDKSKYIVFSSTRDDAFGDIYLYKLYNFGIRISKNNLENLEQSIIRLTDYKGYDTDPVISHKGNSIAFISDRDGGVKKLFTVKPNGKDVKKLSDIEASSPVFSFDDTKIAFITSKVGDMYSQLAILDLIPNTNNQTNLTILTDTKTFKFNPTFYNDDTIIFFEIEKDSDRDGNLTYYDKRRLMSYSLTTHQYYILSEDTQLTTFNVAYPSALVGAYVVSEDGTSIVTMGSTKEYFIKDDNSAAMYNSFVELPYNRKVDVIERFAEYFPFSEDQNNVAKAYFNMMISSYTNNNIKEYNNTKKVLTSEYLETFPGFLTSKIDESFDTNNNWFDIESYTNEYFITNTDLEMTNLIAWSGYISANEKYKTDKNNEDTFTILSEILNLNIDKDLYLLAAKLYAHSVEDNGYKYPEDEDIYNTPYKRKDLLFSDRLEIAKDFIRDSKISYNLIIENAHPYAPLAVAARLIYLDGLILSRNYDDATNLFNPYIESKNDIMLALGYYANAKVLMAQKDDGSYALFKEALNSGGKNFDSTYEAQYCKTTLADYYKSLADKAYNEGKYAAAYENYNETLKYNPNDTSASSRVIESGLRAYSTIESLEETILERERNILSTRYSSHEAHAELANAYYYLANRYYGIAVSKQYSPERYVVSEKKREDGFYLYLNKAFDTIVEKAVSYINFAIFLYPDEENYYVKKSEMLTFAQALRMQVLQDEKIYKSVIELVPAYKDNAVTNGTYMGYNMLAFQTQNLDSEIIDSLIMAKSKVRTKPSTISIMLANSYLINGRYSDAVNEYKEAESLLNQIGTDKSKAWYHFFYGYSLWMNNDIKGAYREYDKARALFEKLGDKESVYKIVGYTSIAAIEQEDYNKAIESLLERDELTKDDFNKNELNQLLLAACYLKLEDYNNALLYCDSVKAKIDSLDSSVYTPNYVSITLYGANINVVNLGLASFGGYIPGEPLNVDKQQMLYSIYQELYEKMGRYSEAREALSSYRNYIIQDKPKKSIQPLMLATYYNNEGYLYYRQGDQSNSIMSFKTSIEEYQKTLDEKTLADNPSLKYENAENDAKNYLSLSSLYLRYLSENDLTSIKREFFIELFNTTKTLQILSTNNVVSTKDRLLLYSHIAAFNYIMAFKLTADNSVNYRKKQSDDPTDMRNHDVNVQRLSMLKDAIDRYKYILSSNSNFPVDLKTEIIIRYNLAKAYELAGYIEEAAREYMSAFSKAQTSAFAVEEIAILTTLIDFSSKYRNRYPDSLDYPVQYVFRILKRLRESVFMITFVEDNNFILRQAKYKVIEFLKDSYPDASINILAMFDAIDMRRKFLDKRLYTLGENNYYLREYYKLYEKTLYSYQMYLNSVDTPYDSKMEAAMLKEISGYEKEAIEKFSNTPIEPIVICDVKPEDIDKSMRKDETLIWDTYLGYRFVRENGRTSFYMQTNDMPKTKNYVTHIGFRPIVISNKNIFVRELYDSTEYMLPAKTAYIDSKLIAFFRTTRNAEKEINSSMTMASNTNSTNNVYSYNNLQNDSKLNNTNNLYMNVSYNPEETNNAYSNNIYSNSSVSTNRRRRGNFRFMELKDIATNSYVPLVTDITGASASDISNIMKKNLYIVYSDEETFTNNRRVLRDINNIALVVGKNGRDSRIMFYTNYFRKLSSNSLEVSMKGYDNNMFTVYGKPDYSVSSLSNAAYEFKTRLYNSYTSSASPSISMMSNVIAYSQSDNEKMLNYARIVEDRYKVMDTNTAYLFSEEGYKFFASSYTNISDSNAYRFIKAMLPIYRRMGEDGAVKGANRALHFVYLYTNNNYDLIDEYFTPRTLSRFLKAKNDPEQSVKYLNYIANRVDRNNKDKILEVAVLYDLIYAKTPIDTVTNFLNRMQNTNEVLTVANTIINTDATNENDIFTTMNYIYGNQYIFETDTVSEFADRFYSLYKTNSAYIYGLLNKIRVPESNFDNNIKDAYEIFSNENTNTMFIFYAYEDNKYAAYSYVVGDSEVKKSILADRDKLNTYLNSFTNVSKPRERRNSLKSIQRAMLSSDIIKDAERVKKIYITGSAGSLFTIPFAYLEAFQNNDVIKIREFQYSPLSIVDVGKPSIKLNTETNFYTSLESLAVESFNDAKGKIPLMHYIGIDTNRNKPYDDTDIFLSPARNNDINMYLRSRNDTKLLFTYTTNSSGDYYTVMKYLYNNFDKGIIDSYRYIKTYRVPVDTINPNDRDTLYMANYALFDYILPGIPRNYVDK; encoded by the coding sequence ATGAGATTAAAATGTTATGTGAAATTTAAAATATTAGTTCTCTTTTCTTTTATTTTATTTGCTTGTGCATCGAGTCAGAAAAATACTGATTCGGCATTTGACAGCAGACCCTTTTTAAAAGAATATAAAAAATATTCTTTAACATCTGGAGAGGTAAATCCGGCATTAGATGCTGTAATTGATAGAGAAGGTACTTGGATTTATTATTCAAGGGAAAATGCCGGAAATACTGATATTTTTGCTGTAAATTCATATACTCTTGAAACTTATAGATTAACCAGAAGCCCCGGAATAGATACATCCGTTTCTACTGATGATAAATCTAAATATATAGTATTCTCTTCTACTAGAGATGATGCTTTCGGTGATATATATTTATATAAACTTTATAATTTCGGAATAAGAATTTCTAAAAATAATTTAGAAAATTTGGAGCAGAGTATCATAAGACTTACAGATTATAAAGGTTATGATACTGATCCTGTGATTTCTCATAAAGGTAATTCTATAGCATTTATTTCAGATAGGGACGGAGGAGTTAAAAAACTCTTTACTGTAAAGCCTAATGGTAAAGATGTGAAAAAATTATCTGATATTGAAGCTAGTTCTCCTGTATTTTCTTTTGATGATACAAAAATAGCTTTTATAACTTCTAAAGTTGGAGATATGTATTCTCAATTAGCTATATTGGATTTAATTCCTAATACTAATAATCAGACTAATTTAACTATACTTACCGATACAAAAACATTTAAATTTAACCCTACATTTTACAATGATGATACTATTATATTTTTTGAAATAGAAAAAGATTCTGACAGAGACGGAAATTTAACCTATTATGATAAAAGACGCTTGATGTCTTATTCTTTGACAACTCATCAATATTATATTTTATCAGAAGATACTCAATTAACTACTTTCAATGTAGCTTATCCTTCAGCTTTAGTTGGAGCTTATGTTGTTAGTGAAGACGGTACTAGTATAGTAACAATGGGTTCTACAAAAGAGTATTTTATAAAAGATGATAATTCTGCCGCTATGTATAATAGTTTTGTGGAACTTCCATACAATAGGAAAGTAGATGTTATAGAAAGATTTGCTGAATATTTCCCTTTTTCTGAAGATCAGAACAATGTTGCTAAGGCATATTTTAATATGATGATATCATCATATACTAATAATAATATTAAAGAATATAATAATACTAAAAAAGTATTAACTTCTGAGTATTTAGAAACATTTCCGGGATTTTTAACATCAAAAATAGATGAGAGTTTTGACACTAATAATAATTGGTTTGATATAGAATCTTATACAAATGAATACTTTATTACTAATACTGATTTGGAGATGACAAATTTAATAGCTTGGTCAGGATATATATCAGCTAATGAAAAATATAAAACTGATAAGAATAATGAAGATACATTTACAATTCTAAGCGAAATTCTTAATTTGAATATTGATAAAGATTTATATTTGCTTGCAGCTAAATTATACGCTCATTCAGTTGAAGATAATGGTTATAAATACCCAGAAGATGAAGATATTTATAATACTCCTTATAAAAGAAAAGATTTATTATTTTCAGACAGATTGGAGATTGCAAAAGATTTCATAAGAGATTCAAAGATTTCTTATAATCTTATAATAGAAAATGCTCATCCTTATGCTCCTTTAGCTGTAGCTGCGAGACTTATATATTTAGACGGACTTATACTTTCAAGAAATTATGATGATGCTACTAATTTATTTAATCCTTATATTGAATCTAAAAATGATATAATGCTTGCATTGGGATATTATGCAAATGCTAAGGTACTTATGGCTCAGAAAGATGATGGATCTTATGCTTTGTTTAAAGAGGCTTTAAATTCCGGAGGAAAAAATTTTGATTCCACTTATGAAGCTCAGTATTGTAAAACTACATTAGCTGATTATTATAAATCTTTAGCAGATAAAGCATATAATGAGGGAAAATATGCTGCTGCTTATGAAAATTATAATGAAACTTTAAAATATAATCCTAATGATACTTCAGCTTCTTCAAGGGTTATAGAGAGCGGACTTAGAGCTTATAGTACTATAGAATCACTTGAAGAAACTATACTTGAGCGGGAGAGAAATATTTTATCAACTAGATATTCTTCTCATGAGGCACATGCCGAACTTGCAAATGCTTATTACTATTTAGCTAATAGATATTATGGTATAGCTGTATCCAAACAGTATAGTCCTGAACGCTATGTTGTCAGTGAGAAAAAAAGGGAAGACGGATTTTATTTGTATTTGAATAAGGCTTTTGATACCATAGTTGAAAAGGCTGTATCATATATTAATTTTGCAATATTCCTATATCCTGATGAAGAAAATTATTATGTAAAAAAATCTGAGATGCTTACATTTGCTCAGGCTTTAAGGATGCAGGTGCTTCAAGATGAAAAAATATATAAAAGCGTAATAGAATTAGTACCAGCTTATAAAGATAATGCTGTTACTAATGGCACATATATGGGTTATAATATGCTTGCATTCCAAACTCAGAATTTGGATTCTGAAATTATAGATTCATTAATAATGGCAAAAAGTAAAGTAAGAACTAAACCTAGTACTATATCTATAATGCTTGCTAATTCTTATTTGATAAATGGAAGGTATTCGGATGCTGTTAATGAATATAAAGAAGCAGAAAGTTTACTTAATCAAATAGGAACTGATAAGAGCAAGGCTTGGTATCATTTCTTTTATGGTTATTCTTTATGGATGAATAATGATATAAAAGGAGCTTATAGAGAATATGATAAGGCACGGGCTTTATTTGAAAAATTAGGCGATAAGGAAAGTGTATATAAAATAGTTGGATATACTTCGATTGCTGCTATAGAGCAGGAAGATTATAATAAGGCTATAGAGTCTTTATTAGAAAGAGATGAACTTACAAAAGATGATTTTAATAAAAATGAACTTAATCAGCTTTTACTTGCTGCATGTTATTTAAAATTAGAAGATTATAATAATGCCTTACTATATTGCGATAGTGTAAAAGCTAAAATAGATAGTTTGGATTCTTCAGTTTATACTCCTAATTATGTTAGTATAACTTTGTATGGGGCAAATATTAATGTTGTAAATTTAGGACTTGCATCATTTGGAGGATATATACCGGGAGAGCCTTTAAATGTAGATAAACAGCAAATGCTTTATTCTATATATCAGGAATTGTATGAGAAGATGGGAAGATATTCGGAAGCTAGAGAGGCTTTATCTTCATACCGTAATTATATTATTCAGGATAAACCTAAAAAATCTATTCAGCCTTTAATGCTTGCTACATATTACAATAATGAAGGCTATCTTTATTACAGACAGGGAGATCAGTCCAATTCCATAATGTCTTTTAAAACTTCTATAGAAGAATATCAGAAAACTTTAGATGAAAAAACTTTGGCTGATAATCCTAGTCTTAAGTATGAAAATGCAGAAAATGATGCCAAAAACTATTTAAGTTTATCATCTTTATATTTAAGGTATTTATCGGAAAATGATTTAACTTCTATTAAAAGAGAGTTCTTTATAGAGTTATTTAATACCACTAAAACACTTCAGATACTATCTACAAATAATGTTGTGAGTACAAAAGACAGATTATTATTGTATTCTCATATAGCTGCTTTCAATTATATAATGGCATTTAAACTTACAGCTGATAATAGTGTTAACTATAGAAAAAAACAATCAGATGATCCTACAGATATGAGAAATCATGATGTAAATGTACAGAGATTGTCTATGCTTAAAGATGCTATAGATAGATATAAATATATTTTATCATCTAACTCTAATTTCCCAGTGGATTTAAAAACTGAAATTATTATAAGATATAATTTAGCTAAGGCTTATGAATTAGCAGGGTATATAGAAGAAGCAGCAAGAGAATATATGTCTGCATTCTCAAAGGCTCAGACTTCTGCATTTGCTGTTGAAGAAATTGCAATACTTACTACTTTGATTGATTTCAGCTCTAAATACAGAAACAGGTATCCTGATAGTTTGGATTATCCTGTGCAGTATGTATTTAGAATATTAAAGAGATTAAGAGAAAGTGTATTTATGATAACATTTGTAGAGGATAACAACTTTATATTAAGGCAGGCTAAATATAAAGTTATAGAGTTCTTAAAAGACAGTTATCCTGATGCTAGTATCAATATACTTGCTATGTTTGATGCTATTGATATGAGAAGAAAATTCTTAGATAAAAGACTTTATACTTTGGGTGAGAATAATTATTATCTAAGAGAATATTATAAACTTTATGAAAAGACTTTGTATTCATATCAAATGTATTTAAATTCTGTGGATACTCCTTATGATAGTAAGATGGAAGCTGCTATGCTTAAAGAAATTTCAGGATATGAAAAAGAAGCAATAGAAAAATTTTCTAATACTCCTATAGAGCCTATAGTAATATGCGATGTTAAGCCTGAAGATATTGATAAATCTATGCGTAAAGATGAGACTCTTATTTGGGATACTTATTTGGGATATAGATTTGTTAGGGAAAATGGAAGAACTTCATTCTATATGCAGACCAATGATATGCCTAAAACTAAAAACTATGTTACTCATATAGGATTCAGACCTATTGTTATAAGCAATAAAAATATTTTTGTAAGAGAATTATATGATTCAACAGAATATATGCTTCCTGCTAAAACTGCTTATATAGATAGTAAATTAATAGCATTCTTTAGAACTACTAGAAATGCTGAGAAAGAAATAAACAGCAGTATGACTATGGCAAGCAATACTAATTCTACTAATAATGTTTATAGTTATAATAATTTGCAAAATGACAGCAAATTAAATAATACTAATAACTTATATATGAATGTTTCTTATAATCCTGAAGAAACTAATAATGCATATTCAAATAATATATATTCAAATTCTTCAGTTTCTACAAATAGGAGAAGAAGAGGCAATTTCAGATTTATGGAGTTAAAAGATATAGCAACTAATTCTTATGTTCCATTAGTTACAGATATAACAGGGGCTAGTGCTTCTGATATATCCAATATAATGAAAAAGAATCTATATATAGTTTATTCTGATGAAGAAACTTTTACAAATAATAGAAGGGTTCTAAGAGATATAAATAATATAGCTTTAGTAGTAGGAAAAAATGGAAGAGATTCCAGAATAATGTTTTATACTAATTATTTCAGAAAACTATCATCTAATTCTCTGGAAGTTAGTATGAAAGGCTATGACAATAATATGTTTACTGTATATGGAAAGCCTGATTACAGTGTATCTTCATTGTCAAATGCTGCTTATGAATTTAAGACAAGACTTTATAATTCTTATACTTCAAGTGCTTCTCCAAGTATTAGTATGATGTCAAATGTTATTGCTTATTCTCAGAGTGATAATGAAAAGATGCTTAATTATGCTAGAATTGTTGAAGACAGATATAAAGTTATGGATACTAATACTGCTTATTTATTCTCTGAAGAAGGATACAAATTCTTTGCAAGTTCATATACAAATATAAGCGATTCTAATGCTTACAGATTTATAAAAGCAATGCTGCCTATTTATAGAAGAATGGGAGAAGATGGTGCTGTGAAAGGAGCTAATAGAGCATTGCATTTTGTTTATTTATACACTAATAATAATTATGATTTAATAGATGAATATTTTACTCCTAGAACATTATCAAGATTTTTGAAGGCTAAAAATGATCCTGAACAATCTGTAAAATATTTGAATTATATTGCAAATAGAGTTGACAGAAATAATAAAGATAAAATTTTAGAAGTTGCCGTTCTTTATGATTTAATATACGCTAAGACTCCTATTGATACAGTAACTAATTTTCTAAATAGAATGCAAAATACAAATGAAGTATTGACCGTTGCAAATACTATAATAAATACGGATGCAACTAATGAAAATGATATATTTACTACTATGAATTATATTTATGGAAATCAATATATATTTGAAACTGATACAGTATCAGAGTTTGCTGACAGATTCTATTCATTATATAAAACTAATTCTGCTTATATATACGGATTGTTAAATAAAATACGAGTTCCTGAAAGTAATTTTGATAATAATATAAAAGATGCTTATGAAATATTCTCAAACGAAAATACTAATACTATGTTTATATTCTATGCCTATGAGGATAATAAATATGCAGCTTATAGTTATGTTGTTGGAGACAGTGAAGTAAAAAAATCTATTTTAGCAGACAGAGATAAACTTAATACATATTTAAATAGCTTTACAAATGTATCCAAACCAAGAGAGAGAAGAAATTCATTAAAATCTATTCAAAGAGCTATGCTTTCATCTGATATAATTAAAGATGCTGAAAGGGTGAAAAAAATATATATAACAGGTTCTGCCGGCAGTTTATTTACTATTCCTTTTGCGTATTTAGAGGCATTCCAAAATAATGATGTTATAAAAATAAGAGAGTTCCAATATTCTCCTTTATCTATTGTAGATGTTGGTAAGCCTTCTATAAAACTTAATACAGAAACAAATTTTTATACTTCATTAGAAAGTTTAGCTGTAGAATCATTTAATGATGCCAAAGGAAAAATACCTTTAATGCATTACATAGGAATAGATACAAATAGAAATAAGCCTTATGATGATACTGATATCTTCTTATCTCCGGCTAGAAATAATGATATAAACATGTATTTAAGATCTAGAAATGATACAAAACTTTTATTTACATATACCACTAATTCTTCAGGAGATTATTATACTGTGATGAAGTATTTATATAATAATTTTGATAAAGGTATAATTGATTCATACAGATATATAAAGACATATAGAGTTCCTGTTGATACTATAAACCCAAATGACAGAGATACTTTATATATGGCTAATTATGCTTTATTTGATTATATACTCCCGGGTATACCTAGAAATTATGTTGATAAATAA
- a CDS encoding efflux RND transporter permease subunit encodes MKNLIYFFANNRMLVNIIIFVSIMIGLYSYYNIDKESFPSTDLELMILQVVYPGASPLDVEQNAVIQIEDQLRTISGIDEFTSIITENAAIIFVQLDMEIDTSKAKDDIFRKMQNVPDMAAEVETIEITDINPKLTSIYNIGVHFKKGFEGDEKVLYDFSKELERKLKYVDGVADIRVQGRTDPEVKILADPKKLQEYYISLTDIVNSLSARNIRATSGDLKKPIYMDLEENEEEKTIVTMGQFENPSEATNVVVRSTFNGQRVRIQDLAKVNSGFVEKSIYVRINSLEGYSLSILKKENADIVKTTENINAFLKNNQNLIPENIEVTTIGETSRMVLALTNVATSNLIFGFIIILIVLLIFLDFKSALFTSIGMIVVIFITFSYIHFSDLTFNIISLAGIITVIGMVVDNSIVVCENIYDFQKAGKTGLDGTVEAVKDVVSPIMVATMTTVVAFMPMLLTKDVVGKLIAPFPKVVVVALIASLFQAIFILPNNLQDKTKKNSKFNFLKKIKNPLDFDKEKLFNAMKNPFNKALKILLKFRYLVVLFFIVLLIFSFFLAKDSLQKFILIYDTSSDSIMINIDSGIGNSIKNTMKYVEQIENVIYKSVDAENLIAVNSIVGKQVNQNIVDISEESANLAGITVYLIPSTERKKTAYDIMDNINRELEKTSLREELDALMVSVKLPMDPGKAVDIKIVGNDLNQTRKVRDEVKAYLLSLNGVINYYDDDKSGKNELRVLFDYDEIAKLGMNVANVANELRTAYSGAVATSIQELDYKLDFRVQLDRDYIYDTNVLNNLVIPNTYNRLLYLKNVASITETNGVSSIRHYNGQRCITINADLVQGQNTSIQVMFAVQNKFKDISQRYPGVIIGFGGEADQTVGALDGLAVTLLIAIVLIYLILLLQFKKFAQPLMIMFLIPFTLTGVFIAFYVHGMPMSFIGFIGIVGLCGVLVNDGIIMIDLINKIIESGKTDTEALSNPKKFAFDSIVEGATQRLLPIFLTTVTTVGGLMPTVYGIGGDADLIVPIVMSLAYGLIFSTLITLIFLPCVFMIAVDLKLIKLK; translated from the coding sequence ATGAAAAATCTAATATACTTTTTTGCAAATAACAGAATGCTTGTAAATATCATAATATTCGTTTCTATTATGATAGGTCTATATTCATACTATAACATAGACAAAGAATCTTTCCCATCAACCGATTTAGAATTAATGATTTTACAAGTTGTTTATCCGGGAGCTTCGCCGTTAGATGTAGAACAAAATGCTGTTATACAAATAGAAGATCAATTAAGAACTATATCAGGAATAGATGAATTTACTTCAATAATAACAGAAAATGCTGCTATTATATTCGTGCAGTTAGATATGGAAATTGATACAAGCAAAGCTAAAGATGATATATTTAGAAAAATGCAGAATGTACCAGACATGGCTGCTGAAGTTGAAACTATAGAAATAACTGATATAAATCCAAAACTTACATCCATATATAATATAGGAGTGCATTTTAAAAAAGGATTTGAAGGAGATGAAAAAGTTTTATACGACTTCAGTAAAGAACTTGAAAGAAAATTAAAATATGTTGATGGTGTTGCGGATATAAGGGTGCAGGGAAGAACAGACCCTGAAGTAAAAATACTCGCTGATCCTAAAAAACTGCAGGAATATTATATTTCTCTTACTGATATAGTCAATTCACTTTCTGCAAGAAATATAAGGGCTACAAGCGGAGATTTAAAAAAGCCTATTTATATGGATTTAGAAGAAAATGAAGAAGAAAAAACAATAGTAACAATGGGACAATTTGAAAATCCTTCAGAGGCTACTAATGTTGTTGTAAGATCTACTTTCAATGGGCAGAGAGTAAGGATACAGGATTTGGCAAAGGTAAACAGCGGTTTTGTTGAAAAATCTATATATGTAAGAATAAACAGCCTAGAAGGATATTCATTAAGCATATTAAAAAAAGAAAATGCTGATATAGTAAAAACTACAGAAAATATAAATGCTTTTCTTAAAAATAATCAAAATTTAATACCTGAAAATATCGAAGTTACAACTATTGGAGAAACTTCAAGAATGGTGTTAGCTCTTACTAATGTTGCAACTAGTAATTTAATATTTGGTTTCATTATAATATTGATAGTTCTTTTAATATTCTTAGATTTCAAAAGTGCATTATTTACAAGCATAGGAATGATAGTTGTAATATTTATCACTTTCTCATACATACATTTTTCTGATTTAACTTTTAATATAATATCACTTGCAGGAATAATTACAGTTATAGGAATGGTTGTTGATAACAGCATTGTAGTATGTGAAAATATATACGATTTCCAAAAGGCTGGTAAGACAGGACTTGATGGTACTGTAGAGGCTGTAAAAGATGTTGTAAGCCCTATAATGGTTGCTACTATGACTACTGTTGTGGCCTTTATGCCTATGCTTCTTACTAAAGATGTTGTAGGTAAACTTATAGCACCTTTTCCTAAAGTGGTGGTTGTAGCTTTGATTGCAAGTTTATTTCAGGCTATATTTATTCTACCTAATAATTTACAGGATAAAACTAAAAAAAATTCTAAATTTAATTTCCTAAAAAAAATAAAAAATCCATTAGATTTTGATAAAGAAAAATTATTCAATGCTATGAAAAATCCTTTTAATAAGGCATTAAAAATTTTATTGAAATTCAGATATTTAGTAGTTTTATTTTTTATAGTTCTTTTAATATTTTCATTCTTTTTAGCTAAAGATAGTTTGCAGAAATTTATACTTATATACGATACAAGTTCTGACAGTATAATGATAAATATTGATTCAGGAATAGGAAACTCTATAAAGAACACTATGAAGTATGTTGAGCAAATAGAAAATGTTATATATAAGTCTGTTGATGCTGAAAACTTAATAGCAGTTAATAGCATTGTTGGAAAACAGGTTAATCAAAATATAGTTGATATTTCAGAAGAATCAGCAAATCTTGCAGGAATTACAGTTTATCTTATACCGTCTACAGAAAGAAAAAAAACAGCTTATGATATAATGGATAATATAAACAGAGAATTAGAAAAAACAAGTTTAAGAGAAGAATTAGATGCTTTGATGGTATCAGTTAAACTTCCTATGGATCCTGGAAAAGCTGTAGATATAAAAATTGTAGGGAATGATTTAAATCAGACTAGAAAAGTGAGAGATGAGGTAAAAGCATATTTGCTTAGTCTTAATGGAGTCATAAACTATTATGATGATGATAAGTCTGGTAAGAATGAATTAAGAGTATTATTTGATTATGATGAAATAGCTAAATTAGGTATGAATGTTGCAAATGTTGCTAATGAACTTAGAACAGCATACAGCGGTGCAGTTGCAACTTCAATACAGGAACTTGATTATAAATTAGACTTTAGAGTTCAGCTTGACAGAGATTATATATATGATACGAATGTACTTAATAATCTTGTAATACCAAACACTTACAACAGACTGCTTTATTTAAAAAATGTTGCAAGTATAACTGAAACAAATGGAGTATCTTCTATTAGGCATTATAACGGACAAAGATGTATTACTATCAATGCAGATCTAGTTCAGGGACAAAACACATCTATACAAGTAATGTTTGCTGTACAAAATAAATTTAAAGATATAAGTCAAAGATATCCCGGTGTTATAATAGGTTTCGGAGGAGAAGCCGATCAAACAGTAGGAGCTTTAGACGGACTTGCAGTTACATTATTGATAGCAATAGTTTTAATATACTTAATATTATTACTTCAATTCAAAAAATTTGCTCAGCCTTTAATGATAATGTTTTTAATACCATTTACATTAACAGGGGTATTCATAGCATTTTATGTTCATGGTATGCCTATGTCATTTATAGGTTTTATAGGTATTGTAGGGTTATGCGGTGTACTTGTTAATGACGGCATCATAATGATAGACTTGATAAACAAAATAATAGAATCTGGAAAAACTGATACAGAAGCATTGAGTAATCCTAAAAAGTTTGCATTCGACTCAATAGTAGAAGGAGCTACTCAAAGACTTCTTCCAATATTTTTAACTACAGTAACTACAGTTGGAGGATTGATGCCTACAGTTTATGGTATAGGAGGAGATGCTGATTTGATAGTACCTATAGTTATGAGTTTAGCTTATGGACTTATATTCTCAACATTAATAACATTGATATTTTTACCTTGTGTGTTTATGATAGCAGTTGATTTGAAACTTATAAAATTAAAATAA